Below is a genomic region from Pseudarthrobacter sulfonivorans.
CAGCCGGGCAATCCGGGATTCCATCTGCCGGACCTTCTGGGCCTGCTTTTCCGATGACTCGGTGCTGGCGGCCCGGCGGATCTTGTCATTGTCCGGGCTTTTCTTCATGGCGTTCCGCACGCCCTGGGAGCTCCACTCGCGCTGGGTCCGGGCACGGGAGACCAGGTCTGCCTTGGTGGACGCGAACTCCTCGAACTTTTCCCTCGCGTGGCGCCGCGCCACCGCGCGCTCCTCCAGGAAGGCCTCATAGCCGCCGTCGTAGACCGCCACGGAATTCTGCGCCAGATCCAGTTCCACGATGGTGGTCACGCAGCGGGCCAGGAACTCGCGGTCATGGGACACCAGCACCACACCGCCGCGCAGTCCCTGCACAAACGCTTCCAGTTTGGCCAGGCCGGCCAGGTCAAGGTCGTTGGTGGGCTCGTCCAGCAGCACAACGTCGAACCGGCTGAGCAGGAGCGCCGCGAGGGCCACGCGGGCGGCCTGGCCGCCGGAGAGCCCGGTCATAGGGGCGTCCGCGCCGGTGTCCAGCCCGAGGTCGGCAAGAACGGGCGGGATGCGTTCGTCGAGGTCTGCCGCGCCTGAAGCCATCCAGCGGTCAAAGGCCAGCGAGTAGGCGTCATCGGCGCCCGGTGCGCCGGAGCCCAACGCCTCGGCGGTGGACTCCATCTCCATGGTGGCTTGGGCGCAGCCGGTCCGGCGGGCGATGTAGCCGGCCACAGTCTCCCCGGCCACGCGCTCGTGTTCCTGAGGCAGCCAACCTACAAAGGCATCGGAGGGGGCGAGGCTGACGCTGCCGCCTTGGGGCTGGTCCACACCGGCCAGGAGGCGCAGCAGGGTGGACTTGCCGGCGCCGTTGGCGCCCACCACACCTACCACGTCGCCGGGGGCCACCGTGAGGGAAAGTTTGTCGAACAGCGTCCGGTGGTCGTGGCCGCCGGAAAGATCTTTGGCAACAAGGGTTGCAGTCATAGGTTGGTCCATCCTCTCGCCGCCGCCCGGCCGGAGGAGCCCGCCTGAATCGGCCCGAAACTGCGGTGAATCCGCAATGTGCCGCCCCGAAAAGTGCCGGGGCACTAAAGAGCCCGCCGGTCCGGACTTGGGGGGTGTACGGACCAACGGGCTCGACCATCAAGCATAGTCGACTCAGCACGCCGCACCAAACTGCCTCCGAAAGGTCAGGCTAAAATCAAAAGGCAATCATCCGTTCAGCAGAGAGCCGATATGCCAATTCCTGCCAAAGCGTTCCAGCGCTGGCTGCACGGCATCGCCCCCAACACGAGCACGTCCGATATCTGCCGCGTCTCCGGCATCAAGCGGACCACCCTTGCCCAGCAGCTTGTCCGGGGCAAGGTGGCAGAGACTACGGTGGTGAGCATCAGCCGGGCGTACAACGTCAATCCCGTTTCGGCGCTGGCGGCGTTCGACGCCTACAGCCAGCTCACGGACACGCGCCCGCCCAGCAGGTCCGAACTGGTCAGCCAGATCTCCACCCCGGACCTCCTGCGGGCAGTTTTGGCCCGTTCCGCCGCGGACCCAGGCGGCGTGCCGGCGGCTGCCGCGCCGGCCGGTTCGTCCGTGTTGGAGCCGGCCCCGCACGCCACCTCGGTCAAGAACTGGGTGGAGGCCATCGACGACGGCGAGCTGCGGCACCGGGTCTCCGCCGCCACCGGAATCGCTCCGCAGAACTATTCGGCACAACTGAGCGCAAACCGGCTGGCTCCGGAGCTGGCGGTTGCCACCTCCCTTGCCGCCGGCGTCGCCCCGGCCAGCGGCCTCGTGGCCACCGGGCTGGTCACGGAGGCGGAGGCCGGCTGGCCTCCCGGAGCCCGGCAGGCCGCCCTGGACAGCCTGTCCGACGGCGAGCTGACCACCTTGGCCGGTGACCGGCTGCAGACTCTCGGCAGGGCCCTCCGCCGGCAGGAACATGACCACGAGAAAACCGAAAAGATCTGGGAGAACCTGGGATGATCGAAATCCTCCAGTGGTCCACGCTGACTGTCTGCGGCCTGGTGGCCGTCGCGAGGGTTCCCAGTGCCGTGAGGGGGAGGAACCGGACACTCTTCTACATCTTTGCGCTGATGACGCTCGCCATCCTGCTCAGCATCCAGGCACCGTACCTTGCCATCGACCAGGCGCTCGGCGGTGTTAATGTGGCCAACCTCCTGCTCCGCTTTGTCATCTTCGCCGCTATTTTCTTCGTGGGCATCCGCGTCACCCGGGGCTTTGGGGCCGACGACGCCTACCGGCTGCTAGCCGGACGGATCGGAATGGCTGTGCTGGGCCTGACCTCGCTGATGGTGGTGGTTGTGTTCCTGATGATGGACACGGCGGGGTCCTCCGCGGGCATGGGCTCGGTGTCAGCCAAGGACGCCCGGCACGGACTGCTGGCTGAGTACTACGGTGCCGCAGGCCGCGCCTACCCTGCGTACGTTTCGCTGGTCCTGCTGCCTGCCATGGTGCGGGCCTGCCGGAGCACTTTTCCGCTCTTGGTCCGGGTAGCGGCATTCCTGCTTGCCCTCGGAGCGGTTGCCATTGGCGCGAGCCTGTTGTTCCCGGCGCTCCCACCGGCGTTGAATTCAGTGGAGTTTGTCATCAACTACACAGCCGTCCTATGTTTTGTCATCGGCCTGGCGCTGATCTGGGTAGCCAAGCTGCGGTCCGGGCAGAATGAGCCGAGACAAAAGACTTCTACTGCAAAGTAGCCTTCAGACTTTCACAAAATCATTAGACATGGCACAATCATGAATGTGTGAAGTTGGGTGCCGGTGTTCGCGAACGGGGATAGATTCCTGGACGCTGGGCCCGTTGAGTCTTTGCATTCTTTGGGGGGATGAGTGGTGGCGGGCCGTTGGGGACCGCCCCCACTCAGCCATTTAACGGCCAGGTCCCATTTCGGCCCCGCCCGCGTGCTGACCCACCCGCGTGCTGACCGGACAGCTGGCATCCATGCCGCACCTAGCGCGCGAACCTCAGGGTCACCAGCTGGAACGGGCGCAGCGAAAGCTCCACCGACTGCTCTGCTGCGGCAGTGTTGACGCCCGGCGCGTCGGTTGCGCGCTCCAGCAGGTCCGTGGCCAGGATGGCCGTGACCGGGAAGTTGGCCGTGAGCACACCGGCGGACCGCTGCCCCAGGGACTCATAAAGGCGGACCACAACATCGCCCGATCCGTCTTCGGCAAGCTTGACCGCCTCGATGACCAGGGCCGGGTTGTCCACGAAGAACAGCGGCTCCACGCCGCGGGCGCCCTTCACCAGCCGGGGTGCAAGGTTGGTGCGGTACCCCTCCTCCACGGCGTCGGCGATCCCGGCTCCGGGGCGGATGGTAACGGTCAGTTCCTGGTGGCCCCGGTCCGCCGTCGGGTCCGGGAACTTGGGTGCCCGCAACAGGGAGAGACGCACCGAGGTGGTGGTCCCGCCGTCGGAATCGCGCACGCTCCTGGTGACATCGTGCCCGTAAGTGGCGCCGTTGGAAATCGCGACGCCGTAGCCGGGCTCGGCCACGTGGATCCAGCGGTGCGCGCAGATCTCGAACTTGGCGGCCTCCCACGAGGTGTTGACATGCGTGGGGCGGAAGACATGGCCGAACTGGGTCTCCGAGGCGGAGCGGTCCGCCCTGACGTCCAGCGGAAAGCCCAGCTTGAGCAGTTTCTCGCTCTCCTGCCACTCAACGGTGGTGGTGATGGTGAGGGAGCCGCTTCCGGCATCCAGCGTGATCCGCTGGGTGAGCGGTGACGTGCCGGCGACCCGCTCCACCACCACAACGGCACTGGTTCCGGCGTGCTCCACCCGGATGGCCTGCGCCGCCGTGAGGGCGGTGACGTTGCGGCGGTAGAACTCATCGATGTCCCACGCGTCCCACTCGTTGGGCGTGTCCCGGTGCAGTTCCAGCAGGTTGCCGCGGGCTCCGGGAGCGATGGCTTCCCGTCCCGTGGCGTAGTCGGTGAGGGAGGCAATCAGGCCATCGGCATCCAGGACAGCCCGGATGATGCCGTTGTCCAGCACGTAACCGCCATCCAGAGCGGTTGCCTGAACCGGCTGGCCGGTCGGCGAAAGCTCTGCGGCAGCCAAGGCAGGAACGCCGTTGCGCGTGTGCGGTGCGGCGTTGAGCAGGAACGTCCGCGACCCCTCGCCGAGGAGCACGGCCGCTGCCTGCCCAATGAGGGTTTCGAGGCTGACGCTGATGGCGGCGTAGTTTCGTTCCGCGTCCTGGTGGACCCAGGCGATGGAGCTGCCGGGCAGGATGTCGTGGAACTGCTGCAGCAGCACCAGCCGCCAGAGCCGCTTCAGCTCTGCTGCCGGGTACTCGAAGGAACCGGCGCCGCGGACAGCAGCGGTGGCACACCAGAGTTCGGCCTCGCGGAGCAGGTGTTCGCTGCGCCGGTTGCCGCGTTTGGTCTGGGCCTGGCTGGTGTAGGTGCCGCGGTGGAGTTCCAGGTACATCTCGCCCACCCAGACCGGCAGGGAGGAATACTCGCGCTCCGCCTGCGCGAAGAAACTCTCCGCCGAGCCCACCCTGACCTTGGGCGAGCCTTCGAGGTCGGCGGTGCGGCTGGCGGCAGCCAGCATTTCCCGTGTAGGCCCTCCCCCGCCGTCGCCGTAGCCGAACGGCACGAGCGAGGTGTTCCCGCGCCCGTGGTCGCGGAAGTTCCGCTCGGCGTGCGCCAGTTCGCGTCCGCTGAGCTCGGCGTTGTAAGTGTCAACGGGCGGGAAGTGCGTGAACAGCCGGGTTCCGTCGATGCCCTCCCAGTTGAAGGTATGGTGCGGCATGCGGTTGACCTGGTTCCACGAGATCTTCTGCGTGAGGAACCAGCGGCTGCCCGCCGCCTTGACGATCTGCGGCAGGGCCGCGGAGTAGCCGAAGGAATCCGGGAGCCAGGCTTCGCGGCATTCGACGCCGAACTCGTCGAGGAAGAAGTTCTTGCCCTCAATGAACTGCCGGGCCATCGCCTCGCCGCCGGGCATGTTCGTGTCCGACTCGACCCACATGCCGCCCACCGGAACGAACTGCCCGGCCTTGACCTTCTCCCGGATCCGGCCGAAAAGCTCGGGGTAGAACTCCTTCATCCAGGCCAGCTGCTGGGCTGAGGAGCAGGAGAACACAAAGCCCGGATCCTCATCCATCAGCGCCACCACGTTGGAGAACGTCCGGGCACATTTGCGGATGGTCTCGCGCACCGGCCAGAGCCAGGCGGAATCGATGTGGGCGTGGCCCGTAGCCACCAGCTGGTGGGCGGAAGCGTAGGCGGGCCTGGACAGGGCCTCGGCCAGGGTTGCCCGCCCGGCTGCGGCGGTGCCCGGGACGTCGTCGGGATCCATCTGGTCCATCATGCGCTCCAGCGCGCGGAGGATCTCATGGCGCCGCGGCTGCTCCGGGGGGAGCTCGTGCATCAGCCCGGCGAGGGTCCAGATGTCCTGCTGGAGTTCCCAGACAGTCTGGTTGAGTTCGGCGATGGCGATCCTGCCCAGCCGGTACTGCGGCGCCGTGCCTGCCGTTTCCTTGTCCCCGTAGGGTGTGGCGGCGAAGGTCCAGCCCTGCGCCATGTCCGGGTTGGCGGCCGCTTCAACATAGAAGTCAACGGATATGCCGCTGCCCAGGAGCTTCAGGGGAATGTACTGGTTGCGGGGCGAAATGGCCTTGATGATAGTGCCGTCCGGGCGCCAGGCGATTCCCTCGCACTGGAATCCGGGGGCTTCGTTGATGAAGCCAAGGTCCACCACGATTTCCACCGCGGTGTCCGGCCCCGTGCCCCAGGCCTCCGGGACGTCGCCCTGCAGGCGCAGCCACTTGGTGCCCCACGGCTGGCCCCAGGCAGCACCGTGTTCCTGCGGCGTGAAGTGATTCCGCAGGGCTTCCATCACTGACACAGGCTCGCCGGGCGCATCCCAGCTGCTCAGGTTCAGCGGAACAGTGCGGGCGTAAACAGCGGGAATGATCCGCTCGCGGACAAACCGGTCCAGGCGGACTTCGGTGATCCGGCGGTCGTCATGCAATGTAAACCCTCTTAGGTGCTTGAACTGGAGTACTCGAATCCGGACCAAACGCGTCCAATCGATGGATAAAATCTACCGGCTGGTAGCTCAATAGCCAAGCGTCACCGGAAATGTTCGCCGAAGGTGCTGGCGCCGTTTTATCCCGGCGCGTTCGCGCTTAACTCGGCCGCGTCCTCCCCGGGAACCGGCTCAGGAACCGGCGCGGGAACCTCCGCGGCGGGCAGCGTAATCCTGCCCTGTCCGGCGTAAATATTCAGGCTGGTGCCCCGGCTGAATCCTGCCAGGGTCATGCCGCTGGCCTCCGCCAGTTCCACAGCAAGGCTCGAGGGCGCACTCACCGCCGCCAGTACGGGAATGCCCGCCAACGCTGCCTTCTGGACGAGTTCAAACGATGCGCGGCCCGAGACCTGCAGGACCAGCCCGGTTAGCGGAAGCAACCGCTCCCGCAGGGCCCAGCCCACTACCTTGTCCACGGCGTTGTGGCGCCCCACATCCTCGCGCAGGCACAAAAGCTGCACGCCGCCGTCGTCCGTTATACGGAAGAGGCCCGCGGCGTGCACTCCGCCGGTGACGTCAAAAACGTCCTGCGCTTCGCGGAGCCGCCCGGGCAGGGATGCCAGCACGTGGGCGGGCACGGTCAATGGATCCGCCGCCGGGCTGAAATGGGAGGACTTGCGCACTGCCTCGATCGAGTCCGTGCCGCAGATACCGCAGGAGCTGGACGTGAAGACGTTCCGACCCTTGGCAGGGAGTTCGACGTCGGGCCGCAGCTGGGCTTCCACCACATTGAACGTCTGGACGCCGTCTTCGTCCTCGCCGGCGCAGAACCGCAACGACACCAGCTGCTCCGGAGCCCAGATGATCCCCTCGGACACCAGGAAGCCGGCCACCAGGTCAAAGTCGTCCCCGGGCGTCCGCATGGTCACCGAGAATGACAGTGCACCGATCCGGATTTCCAGCGGCTCTTCGACGGCGAGGACGTCCTCGCGGTGGCGGACCGGGAACTCAAGGGCATTGGGCGAGCCATCCAAAACATACTTGTGCACCTTGCGGCGCTGCGTCACGCGCCCCATCAGCGAACCGCCAGACTGTCTTGAAGGGCCCCGTGGACGTTCCGGACCTGCCGGCTGGCGCTGTTCATAGGTCCATCATTGCACCACTGGCCGGGCTGTGGCGTACGTGGTTCCGCAGCACGGCGCCTACCCCAGCAGGGCACTCCAGTCCACCGGACCGGCGGGCTTCGCAGCGTCCTTGCCAGCTGCCCGGGTGGCCGGCTTAGCGGCGGGCCGGCCCTTGGGCTTGGTACCCGGCTGCGCGGGCGCGGGCACCGGCGGCCCCCACGGCAAAGCGAACGCCGGGACTGGTTCGCCCAGCTGCACGCCATGCGGCGGAACAACCATCACACCGTGCGCCGACGCCAGTCCGCGCATCATCCCGGGACCAGTGTGCTTGGCCGGTGAAGCCATCCCGTACAGAAGCCGGAAGGGCATCAGCCTGGTCCGGCCCGGCTCAGGCTCGATGGTGGTCCCGCACGGGACCTCCTGCACCGGCGGCATGGTGCCGTGGCCCAGCGCCGCCAGCAGCGGTTCGCCCACCGTGGACAGTGCCATCATGGCGGCCAGCGGGTTTCCGGGGAGCCCCAGGACAAAGCGACCGTCGGGGAGCTCGGCCAGGACAGCCGGATGGCCGGGGCGCATGGCGATGCCGTCGATAACCAGCCGCCCGCCCAGTTCCGCCACAGCCCGGCGGAGGTGGTCGGTGTCCGAGACGCCAGTACCGCCGGTGGTGATCACGACGTCGGCAGGCAGCGCGGAGGGGTCCGGCACCTCAGGCGGGAGGTCGGCCAAGCCGTCCAGCCACTCAGCGTAGGAATCGCCGATCCGCTCCTGGCCGCCGTTAATACCGCCGAGCATTTCCACAACGGCCGCGAGCTGCGGACCGAAGGTGTCCCGGACCTGTCCCGGAACCGGCAGCCCCTGGGACACAACTTCGGAGCCGGTCAGCAGTAGTTTGACGACGGGCTTTCCCTGGACGAGCAGGTCATCGTGCCCGGCAAGCGCCGCTACCGCCAGATGGGCCGGGTTCAGCGTTACACCGGCCTTGACCAGCACCTCCCCCGCTGCCGCTTCCTCGCCGGCGCTGCGGATGTGCTGGCCGTTCCCGGGTTCGCCGGGGCGGGCGGTGCCGCCGGTCATCAGGAGCGGCAGGCCGTCGTCGTCCGTTCCAAGCACGGCACTTTCGCTGCGCAGGACCGCTTTGGCGCCTTGCGGGATCAGTCCGCCGGTGACAATGGGGCTGCCCTGGTGGGGTGCCAGCCGCTGGCCGGCTTCCGCAACGATCCACGGACCGCTGCCGTTGACGGC
It encodes:
- a CDS encoding alpha-mannosidase — protein: MHDDRRITEVRLDRFVRERIIPAVYARTVPLNLSSWDAPGEPVSVMEALRNHFTPQEHGAAWGQPWGTKWLRLQGDVPEAWGTGPDTAVEIVVDLGFINEAPGFQCEGIAWRPDGTIIKAISPRNQYIPLKLLGSGISVDFYVEAAANPDMAQGWTFAATPYGDKETAGTAPQYRLGRIAIAELNQTVWELQQDIWTLAGLMHELPPEQPRRHEILRALERMMDQMDPDDVPGTAAAGRATLAEALSRPAYASAHQLVATGHAHIDSAWLWPVRETIRKCARTFSNVVALMDEDPGFVFSCSSAQQLAWMKEFYPELFGRIREKVKAGQFVPVGGMWVESDTNMPGGEAMARQFIEGKNFFLDEFGVECREAWLPDSFGYSAALPQIVKAAGSRWFLTQKISWNQVNRMPHHTFNWEGIDGTRLFTHFPPVDTYNAELSGRELAHAERNFRDHGRGNTSLVPFGYGDGGGGPTREMLAAASRTADLEGSPKVRVGSAESFFAQAEREYSSLPVWVGEMYLELHRGTYTSQAQTKRGNRRSEHLLREAELWCATAAVRGAGSFEYPAAELKRLWRLVLLQQFHDILPGSSIAWVHQDAERNYAAISVSLETLIGQAAAVLLGEGSRTFLLNAAPHTRNGVPALAAAELSPTGQPVQATALDGGYVLDNGIIRAVLDADGLIASLTDYATGREAIAPGARGNLLELHRDTPNEWDAWDIDEFYRRNVTALTAAQAIRVEHAGTSAVVVVERVAGTSPLTQRITLDAGSGSLTITTTVEWQESEKLLKLGFPLDVRADRSASETQFGHVFRPTHVNTSWEAAKFEICAHRWIHVAEPGYGVAISNGATYGHDVTRSVRDSDGGTTTSVRLSLLRAPKFPDPTADRGHQELTVTIRPGAGIADAVEEGYRTNLAPRLVKGARGVEPLFFVDNPALVIEAVKLAEDGSGDVVVRLYESLGQRSAGVLTANFPVTAILATDLLERATDAPGVNTAAAEQSVELSLRPFQLVTLRFAR
- a CDS encoding molybdopterin molybdotransferase MoeA, translating into MTRNPPGPPSNDSRSVTAAPGDVSENPEQQTAPAKHLAHTWDEARKAAFDIATPIPPGRVPLNQALGRVLAEDITALHDMPHYASSAMDGWAVNGSGPWIVAEAGQRLAPHQGSPIVTGGLIPQGAKAVLRSESAVLGTDDDGLPLLMTGGTARPGEPGNGQHIRSAGEEAAAGEVLVKAGVTLNPAHLAVAALAGHDDLLVQGKPVVKLLLTGSEVVSQGLPVPGQVRDTFGPQLAAVVEMLGGINGGQERIGDSYAEWLDGLADLPPEVPDPSALPADVVITTGGTGVSDTDHLRRAVAELGGRLVIDGIAMRPGHPAVLAELPDGRFVLGLPGNPLAAMMALSTVGEPLLAALGHGTMPPVQEVPCGTTIEPEPGRTRLMPFRLLYGMASPAKHTGPGMMRGLASAHGVMVVPPHGVQLGEPVPAFALPWGPPVPAPAQPGTKPKGRPAAKPATRAAGKDAAKPAGPVDWSALLG
- the fdhD gene encoding formate dehydrogenase accessory sulfurtransferase FdhD; amino-acid sequence: MGRVTQRRKVHKYVLDGSPNALEFPVRHREDVLAVEEPLEIRIGALSFSVTMRTPGDDFDLVAGFLVSEGIIWAPEQLVSLRFCAGEDEDGVQTFNVVEAQLRPDVELPAKGRNVFTSSSCGICGTDSIEAVRKSSHFSPAADPLTVPAHVLASLPGRLREAQDVFDVTGGVHAAGLFRITDDGGVQLLCLREDVGRHNAVDKVVGWALRERLLPLTGLVLQVSGRASFELVQKAALAGIPVLAAVSAPSSLAVELAEASGMTLAGFSRGTSLNIYAGQGRITLPAAEVPAPVPEPVPGEDAAELSANAPG
- the abc-f gene encoding ribosomal protection-like ABC-F family protein; translated protein: MTATLVAKDLSGGHDHRTLFDKLSLTVAPGDVVGVVGANGAGKSTLLRLLAGVDQPQGGSVSLAPSDAFVGWLPQEHERVAGETVAGYIARRTGCAQATMEMESTAEALGSGAPGADDAYSLAFDRWMASGAADLDERIPPVLADLGLDTGADAPMTGLSGGQAARVALAALLLSRFDVVLLDEPTNDLDLAGLAKLEAFVQGLRGGVVLVSHDREFLARCVTTIVELDLAQNSVAVYDGGYEAFLEERAVARRHAREKFEEFASTKADLVSRARTQREWSSQGVRNAMKKSPDNDKIRRAASTESSEKQAQKVRQMESRIARLDVVEEPRKEWQLQFTIGQAPRSSAVVATLRDAVVKQGSFTLGPVNLQLNAGERIGITGPNGAGKSTLLRLLLGVQAPDAGNAAMGASVAIGEIDQARGLLAGHLNLADAVEAVLTDLTAAEVRTLLAKFGLKADHTTRPVDSLSPGERTRAALALLQARGVNLLVLDEPTNHLDLPAIEQLEEALGSYEGALLLVTHDRRLLENVRLDVRWNVDNGTVTELMADATEQQR